A genomic window from Triticum dicoccoides isolate Atlit2015 ecotype Zavitan unplaced genomic scaffold, WEW_v2.0 scaffold184490, whole genome shotgun sequence includes:
- the LOC119344770 gene encoding S-type anion channel SLAH2-like encodes VVFYFEAVRREFHHPVRVNFFFAPWITCLFLVKGVPHPVWEIHHVVWYLLMAPIFWLDIKIYGQWMSSGERRLSKVANPSNHLAIVGNFVGALLGARMGLRELPIFFFAVGFAHYVVLFVTLYQRLPTNMQLPKDLHPVFFLFVAAPSVASMAWTRISGEFNDGAKLLYYVSLFLYVSLVVRVNLFWGFRFSLAWWAYTFPMTSVALATVLYASEVDNLVTRAMALGLSGIATMTIIVVLAATMYHAFVRGDLFPNDVSITITKQRPKFSKILAHLQTCGPDVKELVVSIPNFNSNSKQGTYSDDSDSNARMNN; translated from the coding sequence CGCGTCAACTTTTTCTTCGCGCCCTGGATTACCTGCCTCTTCCTTGTCAAGGGTGTGCCACACCCGGTGTGGGAGATCCACCATGTCGTCTGGTACCTTCTCATGGCGCCCATCTTCTGGCTCGATATCAAGATCTACGGCCAATGGATGTCCAGTGGTGAGAGGCGCCTCTCCAAGGTGGCCAACCCATCCAACCACCTTGCCATTGTCGGCAACTTTGTCGGCGCGCTACTTGGTGCCAGGATGGGCCTCCGGGAGCTACCAATCTTCTTCTTCGCTGTTGGGTTTGCCCACTACGTTGTGCTCTTTGTCACCCTCTATCAGCGGCTCCCCACCAATATGCAACTCCCCAAGGATCTCCACCCGGTCTTCTTTCTTTTCGTCGCTGCGCCTAGTGTGGCATCCATGGCCTGGACGAGGATCTCTGGCGAGTTCAACGATGGTGCCAAGCTCCTTTACTACGTCTCACTCTTCCTCTATGTGTCATTGGTGGTGCGCGTCAACCTCTTTTGGGGGTTTAGGTTCTCGCTGGCGTGGTGGGCATACACATTCCCGATGACAAGTGTTGCCCTGGCGACGGTATTGTATGCATCAGAGGTGGACAACTTGGTGACGCGAGCAATGGCACTCGGGCTTTCGGGGATTGCCACCATGACCATCATTGTGGTGCTGGCCGCCACCATGTACCACGCCTTTGTGCGCGGAGACCTCTTCCCTAATGATGTGTCCATCACCATCACAAAGCAGAGACCTAAATTCAGCAAGATTCTCGCTCACCTTCAGACGTGTGGCCCCGATGTCAAGGAGCTCGTTGTCTCTATCCCCAATTTCAATTCAAATTCCAAGCAAGGCACCTACTCTGACGACTCTGACTCCAATGCTAGGATGAACAACTGA